One region of Ferrimicrobium sp. genomic DNA includes:
- a CDS encoding type II toxin-antitoxin system VapC family toxin, translated as MPESRRVKRGILDTSVVIDLERLEAEQLPIEVAVSAVTMAELAAGPHATQDVRERARRQDRLQRAEATFDSLPFDAEVARAYGRVYAAEMASGRKARGTRALDLMIAATACAAKLPLYTRNPEDFRSLHGLVEIITI; from the coding sequence GTGCCTGAATCTCGACGTGTCAAACGAGGAATCCTCGACACCTCCGTGGTGATCGACCTGGAACGACTTGAGGCAGAACAGCTCCCGATTGAGGTCGCGGTCAGCGCAGTTACCATGGCGGAACTCGCAGCTGGCCCTCACGCGACCCAAGACGTGAGAGAGCGCGCACGCCGACAGGACCGATTGCAGCGGGCAGAAGCGACCTTCGATTCACTCCCGTTCGACGCAGAGGTAGCTCGCGCTTATGGCCGGGTCTACGCCGCAGAGATGGCGAGTGGACGCAAAGCACGCGGGACTCGAGCCCTGGATCTCATGATTGCCGCGACCGCCTGTGCCGCAAAGCTGCCGCTCTATACACGCAACCCGGAGGACTTCCGAAGTCTGCACGGTTTGGTCGAAATCATCACGATTTGA
- a CDS encoding DUF433 domain-containing protein → MDTGGRITIEPGKRSGKPCVRGLRITVYDVLAMLASGMAQGEILEDYPELEQEDILACLAYAAEREHRSVSVTA, encoded by the coding sequence ATCGATACCGGCGGACGCATCACTATAGAACCCGGGAAGCGGAGCGGAAAACCCTGCGTCCGCGGACTACGTATTACAGTCTATGATGTTCTGGCCATGTTGGCTTCAGGTATGGCACAGGGGGAGATCCTCGAAGACTATCCGGAACTGGAGCAAGAAGACATTCTTGCGTGCCTGGCATATGCTGCTGAACGGGAACATCGCAGCGTGAGTGTCACTGCTTGA
- a CDS encoding inositol monophosphatase: MEWKPDQLLDLGLRVTEACLATVNSSSDWSATGQARGQHVGDVVADEAGLQLLVNAGVNVFSEESGLLDQGSSVTAVLDPIDGSTNAARGLPYWTSAICLLHHGSPVVGVVRLSGSEGVFAAKVGQGATFNGQHVVPSLADSLNRSVIFVNGYPRQHLGWAQMRSLGSAALEISLLARGSGDGFIDCSDGLAVWDYLAAALILIEAGGVVRVQDVELMMPPLDRTRRKVAAACNSLILSALLGQPDDPTQRG, encoded by the coding sequence TTGGAGTGGAAACCGGATCAGCTGCTAGACCTTGGGTTGCGGGTGACGGAAGCTTGCCTTGCAACGGTCAATAGTTCCTCGGACTGGTCGGCGACTGGGCAGGCAAGAGGGCAACATGTCGGTGATGTCGTCGCCGACGAGGCGGGCCTACAGCTTCTCGTCAATGCTGGAGTCAATGTGTTCTCGGAGGAGTCTGGCCTCTTGGACCAGGGCTCCTCGGTCACAGCGGTGCTGGATCCGATCGATGGCTCGACAAATGCGGCGCGAGGACTTCCGTACTGGACCAGCGCTATCTGCCTCTTGCACCACGGCAGTCCAGTGGTAGGGGTAGTGAGACTGTCTGGTTCTGAGGGAGTTTTCGCGGCTAAGGTTGGCCAAGGTGCTACTTTCAATGGTCAACATGTTGTTCCATCATTGGCTGATTCGTTGAATCGTTCGGTGATATTCGTCAACGGTTATCCGCGTCAACATCTAGGTTGGGCACAAATGCGCTCTCTTGGTTCCGCAGCGCTCGAGATCTCATTGTTGGCAAGGGGAAGTGGTGACGGGTTTATTGACTGCTCGGATGGACTTGCTGTCTGGGATTACTTGGCAGCTGCTCTGATTTTGATAGAAGCTGGCGGTGTGGTTCGCGTTCAGGACGTGGAACTGATGATGCCTCCATTGGACCGGACACGCCGTAAGGTTGCGGCCGCCTGCAATTCCCTTATTTTGTCCGCCCTTCTGGGTCAGCCTGACGATCCTACTCAACGGGGGTAG
- a CDS encoding DUF5615 family PIN-like protein: MKLLLDENLSRRMLGILEPYFPESSHVSLVGLEGAKDSEIWSFAGESNFVIVTRDSDFSELAALHGPPPKVIVLQISNCRWRDMASPIIKKHKELATYLGQPDVAVVELRESS, from the coding sequence TTGAAGCTTCTTCTAGATGAAAATCTATCGCGTCGGATGCTCGGGATCCTGGAGCCCTATTTTCCGGAAAGTTCTCACGTTAGCCTCGTCGGACTCGAAGGTGCAAAGGACAGTGAGATTTGGTCGTTCGCTGGTGAAAGTAATTTTGTCATAGTAACTAGAGATAGTGACTTTAGCGAACTTGCCGCATTGCACGGTCCACCACCCAAGGTGATTGTCTTACAGATATCTAATTGCCGCTGGCGGGATATGGCCTCTCCAATCATTAAGAAGCATAAAGAGTTGGCGACATATTTGGGACAGCCAGATGTAGCAGTTGTGGAACTGCGGGAGTCAAGTTGA